The Synchiropus splendidus isolate RoL2022-P1 chromosome 11, RoL_Sspl_1.0, whole genome shotgun sequence genome contains a region encoding:
- the flrt1b gene encoding leucine-rich repeat transmembrane protein FLRT1 — MATESLAELRDWLFLLLLCLTLLAEVLELAAAAIAMETGEGDEGIVCPSVCRCDEGFVYCNDRGLGLIPPLPLTAAILYLQSNRLTNAGLPPSLERSSSIRVIYLYANQLDEFPIHLPPSLRELHLQDNNIRTLPRSALAKLPLLERLHLDDNSISTVSIQERAFSGTPRLRLLFLSRNHLSSIPAGLPASLEELRLDDNRINTIPTHAFRGLGSLRRLVLDGNLLANTRIADDTFSRLSNLTELSLVRNALQSPPVNLPSVHLVRLHLQDNGMTHIPRGALDGMRRLQKLDLSGNNLTSIPRGLLRDTESLEMLLLRGNPWYCGCNLRWLHAWLHSRGVAVTVRGLTCQGPEAVRGQSLKDLTALMEQCEGPPSGPSVGGGLNQGDKERGIEDGLEGGHGLSIVPHGSTATTSLLVPTQGSLFTLRAKRPGLVMPLPPGEEGHISGEAIELTVKPISSDSVLVSWLSPQPAPSFRLSWLRLGSSASLGSITETLVPGERRQYLLTQLTPRSHYLICLLPLRQDSYFGGSSMGSSRIASMDLNNKDSSPACAQIETGEAVVSSRGDGSDKEGQDSELTALPLAGIIGGATALVSLLLIFGIFCWYGQRAGYMSGDSNSYSRGRGGKHYDDYLESGTKKDNSILEIRAPPAGFQMTAMAHQPLQPKLEDVTYIHTIFPSSSSSSQTNGTYRGGQSVGSLNGTIVSQTSHHRVTYGTNRGYREGGIPDIDYAYT, encoded by the coding sequence ATGGCAACAGAGAGTCTTGCCGAGCTCCGCGATTGGCTATTTCTTCTGCTCCTGTGCCTCACGCTATTGGCTGAAGTGCTGGAACTGGCGGCGGCGGCAATTGCTATGGAAACGGGTGAAGGAGATGAAGGAATTGTTTGTCCCTCTGTTTGCCGATGTGATGAAGGTTTCGTCTACTGCAATGACCGTGGTCTCGGCTTAATTCCCCCTTTACCTCTGACTGCTGCCATCCTTTACCTGCAGAGCAACCGACTCACTAACGCTGGACTGCCTCCATCTCTGGAGCGCAGTAGTTCAATAcgagtcatttatttatatgcCAACCAGTTGGATGAATTTCCTATACACCTCCCACCATCATTACGTGAGCTCCACCTGCAGGATAATAATATACGAACATTGCCACGATCAGCCCTGGCGAAGTTACCCTTACTAGAACGTTTACACCTGGATGACAATTCAATATCAACGGTCAGCATACAAGAGCGTGCATTTTCTGGGACTCCACGGCTAAGGCTGCTATTTCTGTCTCGGAACCACCTGTCAAGCATCCCTGCTGGCCTGCCAGCATCATTGGAGGAATTGCGATTGGATGACAACCGAATCAATACTATTCCCACGCATGCCTTCCGAGGTCTGGGATCCCTGCGCCGCTTGGTCCTCGACGGTAATCTATTGGCCAATACACGCATTGCAGATGACACCTTTTCACGGCTCTCCAACCTGACTGAGCTGTCGCTGGTGAGAAACGCCTTGCAGTCTCCGCCAGTCAACCTACCGTCAGTGCACCTTGTGCGGCTGCATTTGCAGGATAATGGAATGACACACATACCACGTGGAGCATTAGATGGAATGAGGCGGCTTCAAAAGCTAGACCTGTCAGGCAACAACCTGACAAGCATTCCTCGAGGACTTCTAAGGGACACAGAAAGCTTGGAAATGTTGCTTTTAAGGGGGAACCCCTGGTACTGTGGCTGTAACCTCCGCTGGCTTCATGCATGGCTTCACAGCAGGGGAGTTGCAGTAACAGTCAGGGGTCTAACCTGCCAGGGACCAGAGGCGGTACGAGGGCAGTCCCTCAAAGACCTTACTGCTCTAATGGAACAGTGTGAAGGACCACCTTCTGGACCTAGTGTTGGAGGAGGGTTAAACCAAGGAGACAAAGAAAGAGGAATTGAGGACGGTCTTGAGGGGGGACATGGATTGTCAATTGTTCCCCATGGCAGCACTGCCACGACCTCTCTTTTGGTACCAACACAAGGATCTCTTTTCACTCTCCGAGCCAAGCGACCTGGCCTTGTTATGCCATTGCCTCCAGGAGAAGAAGGACACATATCTGGAGAGGCCATTGAATTGACCGTTAAACCCATTTCTTCAGACAGTGTGCTTGTCAGCTGGCTTAGTCCACAACCAGCACCTTCTTTCCGCCTGTCATGGTTGAGGTTGGGTAGTAGTGCATCCCTTGGGTCTATAACAGAGACTCTGGTACCTGGTGAGAGGAGGCAATACCTTTTAACACAGCTTACACCACGATCCCATTACCTTATTTGCTTGCTTCCACTACGACAAGACTCTTATTTCGGAGGCTCAAGCATGGGCTCTTCTCGAATTGCCAGCATGGACTTGAACAATAAAGACTCGAGCCCTGCCTGTGCTCAGATAGAGACTGGAGAGGCTGTGGTAAGCTCCAGAGGAGATGGGTCTGACAAAGAGGGACAGGACTCAGAACTTACGGCTCTGCCATTGGCTGGAATTATTGGTGGTGCCACTGCTTTGGTAAGCTTGTTGTTAATTTTTGGCATATTCTGCTGGTACGGACAAAGAGCAGGCTACATGTCTGGGGACTCAAACTCCTACAGCAGAGGCAGAGGTGGAAAACATTATGATGACTATCTCGAGTCAGGCACCAAGAAAGACAATTCCATCTTAGAGATCAGGGCTCCTCCAGCTGGATTTCAGATGACCGCTATGGCCCATCAGCCCCTTCAACCTAAGCTCGAGGATGTCACCTACATCCACACAAttttcccctcctcttcctcgtcatCACAGACCAATGGAACCTACAGAGGTGGTCAATCAGTTGGCAGCCTTAACGGGACCATTGTCAGCCAAACCAGTCACCACCGTGTCACCTATGGTACTAACCGTGGCTACAGAGAGGGCGGCATTCCTGACATAGATTATGCCTACACGTGA